One genomic window of Haliotis asinina isolate JCU_RB_2024 chromosome 4, JCU_Hal_asi_v2, whole genome shotgun sequence includes the following:
- the LOC137280792 gene encoding uncharacterized protein translates to MKLLVLFTLVLLASGGDAGNVKDFFHNVGQKLGDFFKNAGNTILHELDKHGGELLDAGVQAGKMLLSQGIQALAMNTANALAKPAKRSDMISQWFASLEKDVHGVINKGHEELKAVMAWFRQSLSEVINMAANLEMTPEEIVKKIDALVGVHNSMVDSFLTTVISGIESVIRSALKLHKRNGFTDFFSHVGSSIASAFSPMVDGVKQMAASAGNAIKTSAVGFAAAAKDSMNQLGEKLKEHLHTLGQHAGKLVEHGKNALSAMKDAAGDIMKQTLSNMQDPLTGIKQTLTSAGGTIVQQVVNAMSGGDHALVDKDTVPTNQLPAMLQNVESSLHKVVDTLTGEMRNVFGFLVKGLQGVMDKLAQLEVTPEEVISEVDKLVSELMIVTKQS, encoded by the exons ATGAAGCTTCTCGTCCTCTTCACTCTGGTTCTCTTGGCTTCTGGGGGAGACGCCGGTAACGTCAAAGACTTCTTCCATAACGTTGGACAAAAACTGGGAGACTTCTTCAAAAATGCTGGAAACACCATTCTGCATGAGCTGGACAAACATGGCGGCGAGCTGCTCGATGCTGGGGTACAAGCTGGGAAGATGTTACTCTCTCAAGGAATTCAAG CTCTGGCGATGAACACAGCCAACGCCCTTGCGAAACCAGCTAAAAGATCGGATATGATCAG TCAGTGGTTCGCCAGTCTGGAAAAGGATGTGCATGGTGTCATCAACAAAGGTCACGAGGAACTTAAGGCTGTCATGGCGTGGTTCCGGCAAAGTCTCAGCGAAGTTATCAATATGGCTGCCAATCTTGAAATGACACCAGAAGAAATTGTTAAGAAGATTGATGCTCTTGTCG GGGTGCACAACAGCATGGTGGACTCTTTCCTCACCACTGTGATATCTGGAATCGAGAGCGTCATCAGGTCGGCTCTCAAGCTTCACAAGAGGAACGGTTTCACTGACTTCTTCTCCCACGTTGGCAGCTCCATCGCATCAGCCTTCTCCCCCATGGTGGATGGTGTCAAACAG ATGGCGGCGTCAGCCGGAAATGCCATAAAGACAAGTGCAGTTGGTTTCGCTGCGGCAGCCAAGGACTCCATGAACCAACTGGGCGAGAAGCTCAAGGAACACCTGCACACACTCGGCCAGCACGCGGGGAAGCTCGTAGAACACGGGAAGAACGCGCTGAGTGCCATGAAGGATGCAGCTGGTGATATCATGA AGCAGACACTCAGCAACATGCAGGATCCTCTTACAGGGATTAAACAGACCTTGACCAGCGCTGGGGGCACTATTGTCCAACAGGTGGTCAACGCCATGAGTGGAGGAGACCATGCTCTGGTCGATAAGGATACCGTCCCTACTAACCA GCTCCCCGCCATGCTCCAGAACGTGGAGTCCTCCCTCCACAAAGTTGTGGACACACTGACGGGTGAGATGAGGAACGTGTTCGGCTTCCTGGTCAAAGGTCTGCAGGGGGTCATGGACAAGCTGGCACAGCTGGAGGTCACCCCTGAGGAGGTCATCAGTGAAGTCGACAAGCTTGTCAGTGAGTTGATGATTGTCACCAAACAAAGCTAA
- the LOC137282287 gene encoding glutamate receptor-like, which yields MAPLLLVLVLAVNLHQVSPAIPGNIMVTTIEHWPFVMPNNRVGVGFEGIIVDILDELARRCNFTYNLDLVKDNTWGRQRQDGTWTGMIGEVINHDADIAAAPLVILPSRSRVIRYTQPYLSSGIRILYTKPSDWLVTHSFFLLLQPFSLWMWVILAVILAVITALFTVIVRYSPYEKWSFILGTEDEEPLGERSLSSALFHTLSTLMWQRSRCLPRSSSGRILTSVWWLFSILVLVSFTSSLTALFLSHESSIYSVPFTSFEELVQQQDVSFGCVKNGHIASYLQTSQEPLAKRLWEQINKDDANLFQTTASGIAKVRKSRGDYALLMEGIAAEYTSGSQPCDLITLGQPLNDKGYAFACNLNSDICNILDNKLLELKEEDVLLRIKEKWTNKGCDATKGRELVYDGVDFIDTMGFKGSLIYDNPVTVRKFAGGLVLFLLGAVLSIVCLCAD from the exons ATGGCGCCACTACTGCTTGTTCTGGTCCTTGCTGTCAATCTCCATCAG GTCTCTCCTGCAATACCTGGTAACATCATGGTGACAACAATCGAG CATTGGCCCTTTGTGATGCCCAACAATAGAGTCGGGGTGGGTTTTGAAGGTATCATTGTGGACATCCTGGACGAGCTCGCCCGGCGCTGCAACTTCACCTACAACCTCGACCTGGTGAAAGACAACACATGGGGGAGACAGCGGCAGGATGGGACGTGGACGGGGATGATCGGGGAGGTCATCAACCAT GATGCTGACATCGCTGCCGCCCCACTGGTCATCTTGCCCTCTCGGTCAAGGGTCATCCGCTACACCCAGCCATACCTGTCCTCAGGGATCCGGATATTGTACACCAAGCCTTCTGATTGGTTAGTAACACACTCGTTCTTCCTCCTTCTCCAACCCTTCTCTCTCTGGATGTGGGTCATCCTTGCTGTCATCCTTGCCGTCATCACCGCCCTCTTCACCGTCATCGTCCGGTACAGCCCATACGAGAAGTGGTCCTTTATACTCGGCACTGAGGATGAGGAGCCTCTGGGGGAGAGGTCACTGTCCAGTGCCCTCTTCCACACGCTGAGTACGCTAATGTGGCAGA GAAGCCGTTGCCTGCCCAGATCATCGTCCGGCCGTATCTTGACCTCAGTGTGGTGGCTCTTCTCCATCCTCGTGCTCGTGTCCTTCACCTCCAGCCTCACCGCCCTCTTCCTCTCTCACGAATCCAGCATCTACAGCGTGCCCTTCACGTCCTTCGAGGAGCTCGTCCAGCAGCAAGATGTCTCATTCGGCTGCGTCAAGAACGGTCACATCGCATCATACCTTCAAACGTCCCAGGAACCGCTAGCCAAGAGACTCTGGGAGCAgatcaacaaggacgatgcgaACCTGTTTCAAACAACTGCTTCCGGTATCGCAAAAGTCCGAAAATCACGTGGCGACTACGCCCTTCTTATGGAAGGAATTGCGGCTGAATACACTTCAGGAAGTCAGCCCTGTGATCTTATCACTCTCGGACAGCCCCTCAACGATAAAGGATATGCTTTCGCATGTAATTTAAACAGTGATATATGTAACATCCTTGACAACAAACTCCTTGAACTGAAAGAAGAGGATGTGCTGCTGAGGATCAAGGAGAAATGGACAAACAAGGGGTGTGATGCGACCAAGGGGAGAGAACTCGTGTATGACGGTGTTGACTTTATTGACACGATGGGATTTAAGGGGTCTCTGATTTATGATAATCCTGTTACAGTGAGAAAGTTTGCAGGCGGACTGGTTCTATTCCTACTCGGCGCTGTTCTATCCATTGTCTGCCTGTGCGCTGACTAG